Within Labrus bergylta chromosome 18, fLabBer1.1, whole genome shotgun sequence, the genomic segment TCCGATGATACTGTTTACTCATATTGTCGTCTACTTCAGTTGAGACAAGAAACAGATTTGAAACATGGGTACAGGATGATAAAATGATGTGAAGAGAAAGGATAAAACAACATGGTAAATCAATGTCTTGGCTTCCTATTGGCTATTAGAAGCCAGCAGTGCTTTGTAGAGCTTGTGTGTAGCTACCTAGCTGTGCCTGTGTGCTATCAGACATCTGGATCAGAGCATTCTCCTTTTTATTGAACAGGATCTTCACTCTCATCACGTCGCCATACACACctaaggaggaagaggagggtgtcACAATAAGAGTGCAGCATAGAAGAACTCAACCTTAACAGGAGCTAcacaaccaatcacagcaacaaaaacagttaAACCCAATAACTCTAGGACATTTATACAGAAACTGAATGAATACTGTCAGAAATACACTGTCAGGATCTTCTACTAATTTTATGTTCAGTGGACTCGCTTAAATTAATCCTACATGAGCCCTGCTAGATAACAATTACACAGAAGATGATTGCTATAATGGGTATGGGGGGTAAGGGGAGGAGTAGTGATTTGAAGGAATAaatcaaagtgttaaaaaaaaaaaaaaaaaaaaaaaagagtagtaTTGATTGAAGTTGATTTTTTGACTAACTTGAgggcctgagagagagagagagagacatgcaggTGTAAACTAAACATGCACATACCTACGTTAGAGTAACTGAGACAAACtgcaaaaaataattatatgGTGACATAATCCAAGAGATATGTCAACTCATAAACActaaaaaagcagcagcatttCATCTATGTACTGTTGCTAAGTGACTTGGGGCACCCGCTAAAAAAATTaacatatgaaaaaaaaaaatggaaatttgaTGAATTTTCATGGTTTAAAATTGGACCATGCAAAACCAAATAAAGTGTTGACTTTTATCCTGCTCCTGGGGGTGAAGCTTTAGTATTTAGGTTGGCTTCTCGCCTCATCCCTGAACAAAATGATCCCCATATTTCTATTTAGTGAGGCGCTATTTCCGTTGGGGCGCTCTTTGAAGATGAAAAActgcaaatgtttttctttttgcctaTGGAGGGCAAAGTACTGCTGTTTAAACTTTAATGAAATGCTGCAGCTTTGTGAGGCATTCTCACCTTAGTTTCCTCACACAAACCcacaacaaaccaaaacagGTCATACAAACCCCCAAACAAAGACACCCCCACCCCTCATAGCCCTGTAAGGCTGATGACAAGACATCagtggttaaaaataaaaaaacaaagccaacaaCATGAGACAAGACATGCCCACCTTGCGAGGTAACAGtagtaataaataaaaagagatgaaagGATGATAACGTACCGAAAAGAATAAAGAGGCAGTGTGGCGTAACGCTCTTTAGAGACAGCAGGGGGAGCAGCGGGGCAGGGGGCCAAAGGGGGATAGGGTACAGGGAACAGGGGACAGGGGAAAAGAGACGGAGCGGAGTGGAGGACAGTGGAGTGGAGTCGGGACATGTCCGCAGGCCACAGGCAGCGAGGTCCACAGGAAGGCCACAGTACCATGGAGGAAGGAGAGGCATGAGGGACAgagagaatgaagagaggacaagaagaggaggagtagATTCAAACAGCATGAGAATggtagaagaggaggaaagaaagaagagagtgGAGATATGATGGCAAAATCAAGGTTGCCAATGTTGTATTTTGAATTTGTGGGTGGAATCCAAATTGGGGAAAATGAATTATGGAGAAAAAGGGTGGTTGTATGGAGGGGTTGTAGTTGTGGTTACAGAGGAGTGGCAGGggtgggagagaggaggagagaaggaacaATTGGTCGTGGGGCGTGCAGTCAGTTGGCAAGAGTTgggatgaggttttttttttttttttaaacacaaaaagagggagagggggacagagaagaagagagagaaaaaggaggtaaaaAAACAAGGTCAGTATACACAAAGAAATGTAGTGCTTCAGACAGTAGAATTGGCTAAATTAAAATGCACTGTCACTATGGGAACActaggagaaaaagaagagaaacaaaagattaacaatgaaatacagaaaaaggcagagacAATATGTACTTTTAAATTACATGCTATGTTGTTCTGAATTACTTCAACTTTTATCATGATAAAACAGTCAAATCTGAATATCAGTTATAATAACCCTGTTTAAACTCTAAAAGCTATGTTTAAAGTTAACATGCTCAATGTTGCAACTACATAGCTACATTAAATGTAACAAGTGTGACAGACTACTTATACCTCCTAAAGACCTTAATCACAGACATGGTGTTTTTCTTGAAATATATCTAGAAAAAAGTAATATTGTCTCTCCAACAACTCAAGAATGATTTCAACTAATGGACAAAAATGAAGATATGAAAtggtaagtttaaaaaaagaagttagtGTTTTGAATAAACTTAAAATTCACAGTGAGCAAAGTGGCAGGTCAGAAATGCAGCAGGATTGTTCGAACACAGAGAGGGCCTGAAAGAGAAAAGGTTTGGACTTGATGACCCCCccctttctttattttaaactttggtATGAGCGCTCTTAGTTGCGTGATCTAGACCTGGTTCAATATCGGGGGCAAAAACACAGGAACCCTTGAACAAATGGACTCATGAACcatagtgtaaaaaaaaaaaaaatggcacgGTAACATTTTATGTTTATCAGCACTGTACTGAAGAGCAGGATGTAGATCTGTTCAAGCCTAGCAAGTTTACTGACCTCAGGGTTCAGATTGCTGACCAGTAAGACATTGTTTCCCGCAGAGGGAGCGAGTCCTGACAGGCCGAGCCggctagctgctgctgctgccgccgccaTGCTTCCATGGCTCATACCCAGGGATGCCAGGGCACCGGGCATACCAGGCATGGACAGACCTACGAGgaacaaaataataatcattCCATCATATTTCTCTCCTCATACTGAAGGTATCTGGTAAGAACAAGATGACTGCGAAATAAATGAGTCAGCAGAAAGGCTAATTGGTTTCTCTGCATGCAGCCGTGTGAAGACAGGAAACAGgcatcattttaaaagtgaGAGTTTTGTACTgacctgctgtctgctggatAGCAAAGGTTGGTGGAAAGGCATGAGCTCCACCGTACGGAGAAGCTGAGATTATGCCTGGCGCAGCTGGGACAAGaggaaacatacatttttaacataTGTATGGTGAAACCTGTGCTTAAAGTAAAAACTGGAATATGTAGAAATACATGTTTACCATTTATAGATGTGATGGAAAAACTTTTACTTAAATGATGTCTCATTCTTACCAAATGCAGCAGCTGCCATGGTCTGGTGGTCAAGGGATTGCTGTGAATCTGCAGTTGGGAGGTCTGGTCGGGTGTAATCCCTGCTTTTATCATTGTTGTACTTCACATTGAGGCTGGTGAGCTTGGAGAAGCTGATTCTCAGGGTACAGCAGGCATTGTAGATGTTCTGCCCGTCCAGAGACTGAGAAAGATATTGGAGCACACAGGTTATTAAACTGTAAATGTGAAAAAGCACATGTTAATCTGTTACTCAAAAGGTAACAACATTTTACTGAGACCTTGACACAAAGAGCATTTGTTATACACGTCTTACCAGTTTGGCATGCTGAGCTGTCATGCCATCGGCATACTGGATCAGAGCCTGGAACTGGTTGTTCTTAGTGAATGTGATGATCTTCAGCACAGTGCCAAACTTAGAGAATATCTGAGGAGGGAAGAAGGCATGATCAGAGATAACATAACAACACCCttcttgacaaaaaaataatagaatTCTTAACACACAACCCAATTTGTATGTATATCCTCTTAAAACAAGAGTCAATGACATGTTTTTGAAGCACTACCAGAATCGTAGTgcagaaaattaaataaataagcgCTGCAGACAAATATTTCTTGGTAAAATAATGAAGAGGGGGAAGTAGACAAGAATGCAACAATATCCACAAATATCtatagtataaaaaaaaaaaaatggagcctGGAATAGGTTGTCAAGCTGTGCATCAGTTCTAATCAGTCAGAATCGAAATAACCCAGTTGCATATTCCACTAATTTGAGTAATTGAGAAACAGTAGATTGTAGTTTATCAAACACATTAACAGGTGAGGTCACTCCGCCAAATTACAGTCTGTACCTGGTGTAGTACATCCAAGGTGACGGGGTAGAAGAGGTTTTCTACGATCACTCTAAGGACAGGACTTTGGCTTAGTCCTCCACCACCAAGGCTACTGGCATCTGCAGGAATGGCCATGCTTCCAATTCCTCCTCCGTGAAGTGCATTGACTGCCTGCAGAGCTGCCTGGGCACGCTACAGAGAAAGAATGACCGGATGAGACAGTGTATTTCAGTTCTTTGTTGAAGCTTTCTTACACGTTTTAGTATTCGCAACCAAATTcttgaacacaacattacattGCTTCATTAAGGCCTCAAATTGAATAGAGGACAATTAAAGCTCGGGTGTATGCATAAACACACGCTCTTACCACTTGGTTGGGTGAGTTGTCCGTCTTGAGCTCCTTGTGGGTTGAGTACTGCATATAAATGGGGTGGTTTCTGATGACAGGAGTGACAGAGGAGTAGTAGCTCACCATCGTCTGTGCACACTCCTCGCTGTTCAGTTCCAAGAACGCCTGCAGGAGAGGATTAGTGAAACATCACATTTACTTATGCTAAGACACCAAACATAGGCAACATTTAACAAGCTCTCCCATTAACTCATCAGACCTGTAATAGGCCCTTTAAATCATGATCGTTGCCAGTGCTAGTTAGTATTCACTGCCCATCACAGTTTTACTTAACATCTTTATTAATTCTAACACCAAGCTTGTGGTGATAGAAAACAGGAGATAATAAAGACATTCATAGAAATGACATAGCATGTCTCTCGAATATTTCATCGAGTACAATTTAAGTTCACCTTCTATACTACAAGGATGTAACAATGGGGTCGTTGTTATTATCATCAGGTCAGGACAAAAGGCTGGAAGCTGATCCCCTTTTCCCACGTCTTTAGAGAAATTTCTCCCAGCAGTGCCAGTCATACAGGTTTGGTGAGGACACCTGCATGCATCTGTCCTTACCTGGTTCTTTCCTTTCAGCATCAGCAGATTAGTGACCTTCCCAAAGGGCAGTCCCAGTCCAATAACCTCAGCCTCATTTATGTCGTTGGGCAGCTTGCGAACGTGGACCACACGTGACGGAACACCGGGACTGCGGACGTCACCTTTGAATTTTTTGCTGTCGTTGCCATTGGCTGCGAGGAAAACAGAAGCAGATACAATCAGGCAGAGAACAGAAGGCGCTGGTTCGTCTTGAATAATGGATtgatcaccatggcaacacaaacaacacagacacgACAAGCACTTCAATAAAAGAGGATGCAggccccccctcctccatggCAACAGCCCTACCTGAGCTCATGATATAGGGCCCGTTGGTTATGCAGGAAGAAAACAGTTCGTCGGATCCCCTCTgcagaaggagagaaaacaatGGTTCACTTCAGTGCTTTCACCAATGAGGGCACAGCATGGCAGGTGGAGAGCTTGGCTCTCATATTTCAGAGCCATTGTGTGATAAGCAGGAAGTAATCTGATAACCAAAAGAGGATTGAGCAAACACGCTTGAGGAGAACTTCACCAGCAGGAATTTAGGGAACAAGCTTTTAAGAACGAATATTTGACTTCCCAACCCAATTTTGACTCTTCTCCAACAGCAATGTCCAATTTAAACCCTTTAAGTCACAGATGAGCCATTATTTCTGACATGAGCCAATGTGCCAAGTTATCATTCTTCACACTTGATGAACAGCTACTGTTCAGATTTAAGCTCTCAAGACAGCAGTATAAGCTTATCTCAACAGCAGCTGTCAGTCAGTACAACCCATCTTCTCATAATTCAGTATTAGGAGAAAGGATAACACTCTGAAGCCCTCTGGAAACGGAGGGAGACAAGATGGGGATACATCCAGCCCACACTAGTTCACtgtctgctgtctctctctatgtctAGTAGATTTAAAATGCGTTtccagggctgtgtgtgtgtttgtggatgtggGAGATGAAGTATAGCAGTCACAAGAAGTGGCTCAGCAGTCTAAGCTGTACCACACGCTACAATGGAGGTCCTGTTCTGGCTGAGACTAGCGGCATTGTTATatggcagcacacacacatatggagcCCTAAGGACTCTCTGGGAGTTGAAGAGCCTTGGCGCGCTTTTAAAACAACCGGTTATGCAGGTTTGCAAGCATTCTTCTCTACCTTGTGAGAATTGGCTTTT encodes:
- the ptbp1a gene encoding polypyrimidine tract-binding protein 1a isoform X1, encoding MDGRLDAELYPLGSGYVPEIDSVHDISVGTKRGSDELFSSCITNGPYIMSSANGNDSKKFKGDVRSPGVPSRVVHVRKLPNDINEAEVIGLGLPFGKVTNLLMLKGKNQAFLELNSEECAQTMVSYYSSVTPVIRNHPIYMQYSTHKELKTDNSPNQVRAQAALQAVNALHGGGIGSMAIPADASSLGGGGLSQSPVLRVIVENLFYPVTLDVLHQIFSKFGTVLKIITFTKNNQFQALIQYADGMTAQHAKLSLDGQNIYNACCTLRISFSKLTSLNVKYNNDKSRDYTRPDLPTADSQQSLDHQTMAAAAFAAPGIISASPYGGAHAFPPTFAIQQTAGLSMPGMPGALASLGMSHGSMAAAAAAASRLGLSGLAPSAGNNVLLVSNLNPESVTPHCLFILFGVYGDVMRVKILFNKKENALIQMSDSTQAQLAMSHLSGQRLHGRDMRVTFSKHTTVQLPREGHEDQGLTKDYGNSPLHRFKKPGSKNYSNIFPPSATLHLSNIPPSVVEDDLRRLFASSGATVKAFKFFQKDRKMALIQMGSVEEAIESLIEFHNHDLGENHHLRVSFSKSTI
- the ptbp1a gene encoding polypyrimidine tract-binding protein 1a isoform X2, which produces MDGRLDAELYPLGSGYVPEIDVHDISVGTKRGSDELFSSCITNGPYIMSSANGNDSKKFKGDVRSPGVPSRVVHVRKLPNDINEAEVIGLGLPFGKVTNLLMLKGKNQAFLELNSEECAQTMVSYYSSVTPVIRNHPIYMQYSTHKELKTDNSPNQVRAQAALQAVNALHGGGIGSMAIPADASSLGGGGLSQSPVLRVIVENLFYPVTLDVLHQIFSKFGTVLKIITFTKNNQFQALIQYADGMTAQHAKLSLDGQNIYNACCTLRISFSKLTSLNVKYNNDKSRDYTRPDLPTADSQQSLDHQTMAAAAFAAPGIISASPYGGAHAFPPTFAIQQTAGLSMPGMPGALASLGMSHGSMAAAAAAASRLGLSGLAPSAGNNVLLVSNLNPESVTPHCLFILFGVYGDVMRVKILFNKKENALIQMSDSTQAQLAMSHLSGQRLHGRDMRVTFSKHTTVQLPREGHEDQGLTKDYGNSPLHRFKKPGSKNYSNIFPPSATLHLSNIPPSVVEDDLRRLFASSGATVKAFKFFQKDRKMALIQMGSVEEAIESLIEFHNHDLGENHHLRVSFSKSTI
- the ptbp1a gene encoding polypyrimidine tract-binding protein 1a isoform X3, which gives rise to MSSANGNDSKKFKGDVRSPGVPSRVVHVRKLPNDINEAEVIGLGLPFGKVTNLLMLKGKNQAFLELNSEECAQTMVSYYSSVTPVIRNHPIYMQYSTHKELKTDNSPNQVRAQAALQAVNALHGGGIGSMAIPADASSLGGGGLSQSPVLRVIVENLFYPVTLDVLHQIFSKFGTVLKIITFTKNNQFQALIQYADGMTAQHAKLSLDGQNIYNACCTLRISFSKLTSLNVKYNNDKSRDYTRPDLPTADSQQSLDHQTMAAAAFAAPGIISASPYGGAHAFPPTFAIQQTAGLSMPGMPGALASLGMSHGSMAAAAAAASRLGLSGLAPSAGNNVLLVSNLNPESVTPHCLFILFGVYGDVMRVKILFNKKENALIQMSDSTQAQLAMSHLSGQRLHGRDMRVTFSKHTTVQLPREGHEDQGLTKDYGNSPLHRFKKPGSKNYSNIFPPSATLHLSNIPPSVVEDDLRRLFASSGATVKAFKFFQKDRKMALIQMGSVEEAIESLIEFHNHDLGENHHLRVSFSKSTI